The Thermonema lapsum sequence ATTTCCTCAGCCTCTTCTTTGCTTACACCTTCTTTAACAGGCTTGGGCGTATTGTCAACCAATTCCTTAGCTTCTTTCAAGCCAAGCCCGGTGATGGTTTTTACTTCTTTTACTACATTCAGCTTCGAAGCACCAGCGTCAACCAAAATTACATCGAAAGAAGTTTTCTCTTCTGCAGCTTCGGCTGCACCACCAGCAGCGGGGGCAGCCGCTACGGCTACTGCTGCAGCAGCAGGCTCGATGCCATACTCTTCTTTCAAAATTTTAGCTAATTCGTTTACTTCTTTTACAGTCAAGTTTACGAGTTGTTCTGCGAAAGCTTTCAAATCTGCCATTGTCGTACCCTTTTTATAGTTGTTGATAACTTTTGACTAAATGTTGATGAATAAAATATTGATGAATATAATTGAAGATTAGCTGGCGGCTCTTTCTTCGAGCGTTTTGAGAATGCCAGCAATTTTTTGCCCTTGCCCCTGCAGCGCAGAGATGACATTTCGAGCAGGCGATTGCAGCAATCCGATAATTTCGCCCAGCAATTCTTGTTTGGACTTGAGCGAAACCAGAGTTTCTAAGTGCTCGTTACCAATGTAAGTATCGCTGTCAATGAAAGCACCTTTCAAAATAGGTTTTTCTGACTTATGCTTCTTGCGATACTCGTCCACTATTTTAGCTGGAGCATTGGCAGCCTCTTCGGAGGCAAACATCACTGCCGAGTAGCCTTTGAGCACTTTTTCGTTGAAAGCCTCAAGGTTGCCTTTTTGGCTTTTTTCAAGTGCTTTACGAATCAACGTATTTTTTGCCACCTTATACTCTACACCGGCTTTGAAGCAAGCACGACGCAACTCGTTGATTTGGGCGACGGTAAAGCCGCTTGCATCTACGATGTAGAAGTAATCGGTTTTGGCAAACTTATTGGCTAACTCTTCTATTAAGAGTGCTTTTTCTTCTCTTGTCATAATCCTGGCACTGTGTTTTTATCGATTTGAACACTTGGGCTCATCGTCGTCGACAAGTAAATCGACTGGATGTAGGTCCCTTTAACAGTCGCCGGCTTCAATTTTATCAAGGTAGTGAGCAGTTCTTGTGCGTTTTCGGCGATCTGTTCAGGAGTGAAAGAGATGCGACCGATAGAAGCATGCACAATACCGTACTTATCTACCTTGAAATCGATTTTACCGGCTTTTACATCCTTCACAGCTTGGGCTACGTCCATGGTCACAGTACCGGCTTTAGGGTTGGGCATCAAGCCACGCGGACCCAACACACGCCCCAATTTACCTACTTTAGCCATCACGGTAGGCATGGTAATGACCACGTCGAAGTCAAGCCAACCTTCTTCTATTTTCTGGATGTATTCATCCAAGCCTACATAGTCAGCGCCAGCTGCTTTGGCTTCCTCTGCTTTATCGGGCGTACAAAGCACCAATACACGCTTTTCTTTCCCGGTACCATGCGGCAAAGTAACCACGCCACGTACCATTTGGTCGGCTTTGCGTGGGTCAACTCCCAAGCGTACATCGATATCAACCGATGCATTGAAGTTGGTATAGGTGATTTCTTTTAAGATTTTTGCCGCATCGAGCAGAGAGTAAGCCTTATTTTTATCGTACTTTGCTAACGCTTCTTTGCGTTTTTTTGAAATTTTTCCCATGATTGAAGGCTCTTTATTCGGTTGATTCTGTTTCCCAAGGCGCCTTACCGCTCACCGTGATACCCATACTGCGTGCCGTTCCGGCTATCATACGCATAGCGGCTTCAACGGTATAGCAGTTGAGGTCCGGCATTTTGATTTCGGCAATCTCACGCACCTGGTCCCAAGTAACCGAAGCAATTTTTTTACGGTTGGGCTCAGGTGAACCTTTTTTCTGCTTGGTGGCTTCCATCAGCAATACTGCTGCTGGAGGGGTTTTGATAACGAAGTCAAAAGACTTATCCGTATAGTAGGTAATTACTACGGGCAGTACTTGACCCATTTTGTCTTGAGTTCTGGCATTGAACTGCTTGCAGAACTCCATGATGTTAATCCCCTTCGCACCAAGAGCAGGTCCTATGGGCGGTGCCGGGTTGGCCTGACCGCCGCGTACTTGCAACTTGACGTATCCTGCTACTTGTTTAGCCATTGTTTTTCTGCGGTTTGAATGTTGTGCGAATTGATTGGTGTTGGTGGAAGCAAGCCAATATTTTCACGGAGAGCACGTCCGTTTTAGTCGAGTTTTTCTACTTGCGTATAACTTAACTCAACGGGTGTGCTTCTACCGAATATTTTCACGATTACATTCAGTTTCTTTCTGTCTTCAAAGACTTGATCTATCACGCCATCGAAGCCACTAAACGGACCATCGGCTACTTTTACATGCTCGCCCACCATAAAGGGGGTTTCGAGGCGTTCGGCTTCTTGCGATTCGTCAGCTTTTCCTAATATGCGTTTTACTTCGGATTCACGCAGGGGGATAGGTTGCTTCACGTAGCCATCTTTGGGGTTCTCGCCGGCGCGAGCTTCTTCTTGTAGAAAGCCAATCACCCCCGGCAAGGTGGTAAGGGTGTGCACCAATTCGGGCTGAGATAAGTCAGCCAAAATAAGCACGTAACCTGGCAAAAAAATCTTTTCTCGTATTTTCTTTTTGCCGTTACGCACTTCATACACCTTTTCTGTGGGAATAAAGACCTGCTTCACTTGCTCTTGCCATCCTTGGCGAGCAACCTCGTTTTCAATATAGCTTTTTACTTTTCTTTCTTGCCCGGCTATCGCGCGCAGGACATACCATTTATGCGTTTCCATTCCCACCCCCGAATTAGGTATATAAAGTTATATTTGCTCGTAGAAGAAGGTCAAGGCTGTCTTAAAGATGAAATCCATGGCACCAATAAGAAGGGCAAAAAGCAAGGAGGCAAAGAGCACAATCATAGCGTCTCTCCACAAAGTTTTCCCTTTGGGCCAAGTGACTTTGGTTGTCAACTCATGATAAGATTCGCGCACATAGTGCACGAGCCCTCCCCAAAGTCCTTTTTTGTCATTTTCTTGTGTAACTGAAGACATAAGCCTATTTTTTGCACAGGTGGCAGGACTCGAACCTGCAGCCTGCGGTTTTGGAGACCGCTGCTCTGCCAATTGAGCTACACCTGTAGGTGTGTATTCAAACAAAAGGAGTGCAAATGTAAGCATTTGCTTTGAAAAAAGCAAGTGTATCCAGAGGATACACTTGCCTATGCATTATTTAATTAGTCAAGGATTTCAGTTACCTGACCAGCTCCTACGGTTCTACCACCTTCGCGGACAGCGAAGCGCAAACCTTTTTCCAAGGCGATGGGTTTTTGCAATTCCACAGTGATGGTTACGTTGTCACCGGGCATTACCATTTCCACGCCTTCGGGCAATTGAATAGTGCCAGTTACGTCAGTAGTACGGAAGTAGAACTGAGGGCGGTAGTTGTTGAAGAAAGGAGTGTGACGACCACCTTCTTCTTTGCTCAATACATAAATCTCAGCCTTGAATTTCTTGTGAGGTGTTACGGTACCGGGCTGGCAAATGACCATACCGCGGCGAATTTGGGTTTTCTCTATACCACGCAACAACAGACCTACGTTATCACCGGCTTCACCTCTGTCCAAAATTTTGCGGAACATTTCCACGCCGGTAACGGTAGAGGTCAGTTTTTCCTCACCCATACCGATGATTTCTACGGGGTCACCGGTTTTGATAACACCGCGCTCGATACGACCCGTAGCCACAGTACCACGACCGGTGATAGAGAATACGTCTTCGATAGGCATCAAGAAAGGTTTGTCAACCAAGCGCTCGGGGGTAGGAATGTATTCATCCACCACATTCATCAGTTCTTCTACGGTAGCTACCCAGCGAGGCTCGTTATTCAAAGCACCCAAAGCAGAACCACGAACTACAGGGATGTTGTCCCCATCGTATTCATATTTGCTCAACAACTCACGGATTTCCATTTCAACAAGGTCGAGCAATTCTTCGTCATCAACGAGGTCTACCTTGTTCATAAATACCACAATAGCAGGCACCCCTACCTGACGAGCCAACAGGATGTGCTCACGGGTTTGAGGCATAGGACCATCGGTAGCCGCTACTACAAGGATAGCGCCGTCCATTTGAGCAGCACCGGTAACCATGTTTTTCACGTAGTCGGCGTGACCGGGGCAGTCCACGTGAGCATAGTGACGCTTTTCGGTTTGGTATTCTACGTGGGCAGTGTTAATGGTAATACCACGCTCTTTTTCTTCGGGAGCGTTATCGATAGAAGAGAAGTCTCTTGCTTCTGCCAAGTTTTTCTTAGCCAATACGTGAGTAATTGCCGCGGTCAAGGTAGTTTTGCCGTGGTCAACGTGCCCGATAGTGCCTATGTTTACGTGGGGCTTAGTTCTCTGAAATGTTTCCTTTGCCATATCTCTGTTTTTCTTTTGAAGTTATTAATTACAAGCGATGGATAGATAAACAAATAAGCTATTCACTGCGCGAATAGCGTTGTCTGTGTGCTTTACAAAATTAAAATAGAGCCAATGACGGGATTTGAACCCGTGACCTCTTCCTTACCAAGGAAGCGCTCTACCCCTGAGCTACATCGGCTTAGACGAAAATACCTTTTTGTTTTAAGCAGAGCGAGAGACGGGACTCGAACCCGCGACATTCAGCTTGGAAGGCTGACGCTCTACCAACTGAGCTACTCTCGCTTTTAAATGGTGGGGAGAGCAGGATTCGAACCTACGAAGGCATAAGCCAGCAGATTTACAGTCTGCCCCGTTTGACCGCTTCGGTATCTCCCCAAATATTTGTTTTGCGATGTTTTTCGTATTAGCCATCTGCTAACGGAATGCAAAGTTAAAGGCTTCTTTCAAATTTGCAAAACTTTTTTTGATTTTTTTCTTCCGCCTCTCATAGTCCAATGATTTTCAAAAAATTGCTCAATCAAATTTTTCTACCGAAATCACATTAAATTTCAAGCCTGTACTCAGTTGAAAGTCTTCGGCTTCTTCGAGCATGCTTTCATCGTGCATGAGGTAATACCAGTTGATAGTTACCTCGCCCCCCTGTTCTTGGTATTCTTTAAGCAAGAGAAAAATTTCCTGCAGGGCACGAGAAGAAGAAGTATTAAAGTAAGTGAGCTTCAAGTTCAGGGTCAATGGTTTTTTTACTTCATGGATGTAGGTATCTATCCAGTTGATAAGGGTATTGTAGAATTCGAAGGTGTCTTCTTGGTACGACTCACCTTTTATTTCACACACACCAGTTTGCGCCGAGAAATACACATCGGGCGTCAGATAGGTGCCCTTTTCACCTTTGATAACCAAATCGTCCATTTTGGTGCCACTATCGTCTTTCTTATCAATATACGCTTTCACTACAAATAGAACAAGATTTTCGCTGGTTTCTATCCAATGAAAATCCACTTTTTGGTTGAGTCGCAATAGCACCTCTATCAAACCTATATTGCCAGAGTGGTGTTTGTTTTGAATGGCTTGTTGGCGCAAGTCATTTTTATAGGCACGCAGCTCGCGCCGGTCCATGCTCGTCACTTTTGCCAAACGCTGTTGCAACTGTTGTTGCTGCTGCACGGTAACATAATTGACGGTTTGAATGCAATAGCTTTTTTCTGTTTCAGAAAGTGCCATCAAGCCGGTACCTATACGTTTTTTGCCTACTACCTCGTAAGTAGCTGCATAGTTGCCTATATTTTCGCACAATTCTACAAAGGCGTAAAATGCTTTGTCGCGTACGTTCTTCGACTTGTCGAGGTATTGCTTGATGTGGTAGCCCAACTCGTTGATGACATTATAAGTAAAAGGACCATAATAGATGGTGCGTATTCCATCCATACGCAGGTGTTGAATCAGTTGGTTCAGCTCCACTTTGTTTTCGTTTATTTGCATATTAAACCATAAGCCTGTCGGCATATTCCACTTGCTCGCTGCTGATGGAAGGCAGGCGCATGTATTTTAAATAGAGACGGGCAGTAGCCAGCACATCGTTTTCACAGTAGCGTGCAATACGCTCTAAATCTTTTTCTTTCCAGAAAACCTCTCCTACTTTGCTTCCATCGATATCGGACTTGGGCGAGGGGATATCGAAAACAGCACAAAGCAATTCCAGACGGGTAAAGCTTTTCTTGTCGCCAAAGCTCCATAGTTCCATTGTATCAATCACATACCTGGCGGCTTCGTCCCAGGGTCTTTTCATACGCAAGTCTATCATAGCAGGCACCGGCAGCCCTTGAATCAGGTAGCGGCGTGCCAAAAAGGGCACGTCAAATTCACGCCCGTTGTGGGCACACAAATAACGTATAGATTTATTGTCAAGGATACGGGCGAACTCTTGCAGCAGACGGGCTTCGTCTTCGCCGCAGTAAGACTTCAAACGGAAGAAATAATGCCCTTCTTTTTTTCCAAACAGCCCGAAGCTCACACATACCACACGGGCAAACTCTGCATAAATGCCGGCTTTGAGCGGATACAGCTCTTCGGCAGACATGCCGGTGTCTTCATAGCGGTTTATCTTCTCTGCCTGATGACACCACTGGTCTTGTAAAGCCGGCGGCATGGCATCAAAAGAAGGAAAAGCAGGTGCTGTTTCTATATCAAAAAACAGCACCTTGCTGCACAGGTCATCAAGACTGTGAAAGAGAGCCATAATCTTGTTTGAATAAGTTAAGTACCCAAAAGATTACAGCAAATAAAATAACAATTTTTTTAGAAACGTAAAGCAGAGCCTACATAATTGAAAGGGGTAATGTTGCGCAGCTCTTTTTTTACCTGTTCGGGCACGTCCAAGGCGTCGATGAAAGCATGAAGGCGCTCTGCTGTGATACGCTCACCTGTGCGTGTGAGGGCTTTCAATGCTTCGTAAGGCTTGGGATAGCCTTCGCGCCGCAGGATGGTTTGGATGGCTTCTGCCACTACAGCCCAATTGTCTTCGAGGTCGCTGCGAATCGCCTCTTCGTTGAGTTCGAGTTTGTTCATGCCACGCATGAGCGAGGTCCATGCCAAAAGGGTATGCGCCATAGGAACGCCCAAGTTGCGTAAGACGGTTGAGTCGGTCAGGTCGCGCTGTAGGCGCGACACCGGCAATTTGTTTGATAGGAAGTTAAAGGCGGCATTTGCCCACATGAGGTTTCCTTCGGCATTTTCGAAGTCAATGGGGTTTACCTTGTGCGGCATTGCCGAAGAGCCCACTTCGTTGGGGTTGATTTTTTGTTTGAAATAATCAAAAGCAATATAGCTCCACACATCACGGGCAAAGTCAATCAAAATGACGTTGATGCGGCGGAAAGCATCTAAGAGGGCTGCCAGTTGGTCGTAGTGTTCAATCTGAGTAGTAAAATGACTACGCTGTAAGCCCAGGTAGTTCGCTACGAAATCATCGGCAAAAGCGTGCCAATCGACCTGCGGGTATGCCACATAGTGGGCGTTGAAGTTGCCAGTGGCACCTCCAAACTTGGCGGCATAAGGGACTCGCTGCAAATGGGCTACCTGTGCCTGCAAGCGCTCAACAAAAACCATCCATTCTTTACCCATGCCAGTAGGCGAAGCCGGTTGTCCGTGGGTACGTGCCAACATAGGCACCTCGCGCCAATGGGTAGCCATTGACTGCATCAAAGCCAAGAGTTCTTGCAGGCATGGCATCATCACTTGCTCTATGGCTTCTTTGAGCATCAAGGGCATAGCCGTGTTGTTGATGTCTTGCGAAGTGAGCCCAAAGTGAATAAACTCGCAATAAGACGCCAAACCAAGCGACGGAAAACGTTCCTTCAGAAAATACTCTACAGCTTTCACGTCGTGGTTGGTGGTGCGCTCTATTTCTTTGATGCGTAGGGCATCGTGTTGGCTAAAATTTTCATACAAAGCGCGCAAGGCTTCTTTTTGTGCGGTAGTTAAAACGGGCAAGGGAGGAGTGCCCTGTTCACAAAGGGCAATAAAATATTCCACTTCCACCCTCACTCGGTAGCGAATCAAGGCATATTCTGAAAAGTAGGGTGCTAAGGCTTCCACTTTGCTTCGATAGCGCCCGTCGATGGGCGAAATGGCAGTTAAGGGGGTCAGTTCCATGTGAATTGCTTGTTTTTCGAGATACAAAAGTAGAAAAAAGCCCTTACAGGCGCTGCCCATCTCCTGCTGCTCGTTCATTTCCACAGCTTTTAGAAATCTTTAAAAAGCTGTTATCTTTGAACGCTTTCCATGGAAAAGTATAAATCTAACTTACTTCAATACTATGAGCTTATCAAGCAAAAACAGTAAAGGGATTTTGGCTTTTTATCAGAAAAATCTTTTTGCCTTTATTTTGATTGCCTTAATTGCCGGCGTAGGTGTGGGCTACCAATTACCGCAGCAAGCCGGACTCTTTACTTGGATGGGCGAATTGTTTATACGGGGGCTGAAAATGGTGATAGTGCCGCTCATATTGAGCTCTATCATCTCTGGTGTAAGTAATCTGGGGCAAAGCAACAGCTTAGGACGTCTCACTTTGAAAACCTTGGGCTATTACCTTATCACTAGCCTACTGGCAATTTTAACGGGCTTGCTGCTGGTCAATCTCATAGAGCCGGGCGTAGGTGCTCCCATTCCTTCTACTACCGAGTCACTGCCGGAACTTTCTTCGGAGGGGGCATCTTTAAAAGATACCTTGTTGCGTATGGTGCCCAGCAATGTATTTGCTGCTTTCAGCCAAGGGGAAATGCTGAGCACCATCTTTTTCGCTGTTTTGTTTGGGGTGTTTCTTACCAAAGTAAATGAAGAACGTTACAGAACTGTATTGAGTGATTTTTTCAATGCCACTTTCGAAGTCATGATGGGCATCACCATGCTTGTGATACTATTCACTCCTCTGGGTGTATTTGGCTTGGTGGTGGACGTGGTAGCTGAGCAAGCTGGTGACACCGTTCGGCTCACACAGATGGCAGCCAGCTTGGGGAAATATATGCTTACAGTCATTGGCGGATTGATTGTTCACGCTTTTGTTACTTTGCCGCTGCTGGTGTTGCTATTAGCCGGCATCAACCCCGTGCAGCACTTTCGTGCCATGCTCACCCCTCTCATCACTGCGTTTTCTACCAGTTCGTCGGGGGCTACCCTGCCGCTCACCATGGAGGCACTCGAGCACAAAGCCGGCATACCCAACCACATTGTCAGCTTCACCATTCCCTTAGGCGCCACTATAAATATGGATGGCACAGCACTCTATGAATGTGTGGCTGCCATGTTCATTGCACAAGCCTATGGCATCGAGCTGGACTTTTGGCAACAAATGGTTGTGGTCATCACTGCCCTTTTGGCATCTATTGGTGCTGCTGGCATCCCCATGGCGGGGCTGGTAATGATATCCGTCATTCTGAATGCAGTAGGGCTGCCACTCGAAGGTGTAGGCATGATACTGGCGGTAGACCGTATTTTAGACATGATGCGCACCGCCGTGAACGTATGGAGCGACAGCTGTGTGGCTGCTATTATTGCCCACTCCGAGAGAAAAAGCATCCATAACGCTGCTTAGTTGGCAATAACAGGGCAGTAAACAAAAAGACGTCTAACAGCGCCTTATTTTTATACGACACTTCGTATTCAAAGCATTTTATATAACTTTGTAGCCGACTCTGAAGCCCAAAAGCCTGTGTCTATACGGCGCATTATAGCACTCATACAGAAAGACCTGTTATTGGAATGGCGGCAACGCTATGCTCTCAATGGCTTGTTGCTCTATATCAGCGGCGCTACTTTTATTATATACATAGGCATTGAGCAGAGCGGAAGCGAGCTTACGTCTTCATTGTGGAATGTGCTGTGGTGGATAGTGGCGCTCTTTACAGCCACCAATGCTATGGCAAAGGGTTTTATGCAAGAAGAGGAAGAGCAACAGTTGTATTATTACACTATTGCTTCTGCTCATGAAATACTGCTGGCAAAAGTCATCTACAATACTTTGCTGATGCTGGTGCTGGGCAGTGCCGGCTTCGGTTTATATTATTGGTTCCTGCCAATTGCTATTCCACATCCGGCTTTTGCTTTGTGTCTGCTTTTGGGCTTTGTGAGTTTTGCCTGTTCACTCACCATGATTGCTGCCATTGCGTCGAAAGCTGGAAACAATAGCGTTTTAATGGCTGTTTTGAGTTTTCCGGTACTGATTCCTCAGCTGTTGATGCTCACCCGAGCTTCTTCGTTGAGCCTGATGCCGGCAGCGTGGAGTCTGATTCAGAAGGAATTGACCATGCTTTCTCTGATAAATATCATTGTTTTGGGTGTTGCTTTTGTGTTATTTCCGCTGCTGTGGCGGAGCTAAAATAACTATGTTATGAAAAGATGGTACCAAGCTGTTACTGTGCTACTGCTGCTTTACGTCATCATAGGGGGCTTTTTGATGCCTGTACCTCGTTTGCCTATTGTCAACGAAAGCATCCGCAACTTGTATTTCCATGTACCCATGTGGTTTGGCATGACCCTCTTGCTGGCGGTTTCTGCCTACTATTCGGTGCAATACTTGCGCAAAGGCACCGAAAGCTTGGATGACCACGCCGTGGAGAGTGTCAACACGGCTGTATTATATGGTTTGTTGGGGCTAAGCACCGGTGCCATTTGGGCAAACTACACTTGGGGAGCTCCATGGAATGGCGACCCGCAGCAAACCATGGCGGCTATCGGTGTGTTGATTTATATCGCTTACTTGGTATTGCGTGGCGCTATCAATGACCCATTGCGCCGGGCACGGGTCAGCGCTATTTACAACCTGTATGCCTTTGCCGTATTTATCCCACTCATATTCGTTTTACCACGCTATACCGACTCACTGCATCCCGGTAAGGGCGGCAATCCTGCTTTCAGCCAATACGATTTGGACAATACCATGCGCCTAGTATTCTATCCTGCCGTTATTGGCTGGAGCATGCTTGCTTGGTGGATAACCAAGATAGCCGTTCGCTTGCGCCAACTGAAACGAAAAAAAGAGGAAATACAAGCTCACCGACAAATACAAATTGAAGAAAACCTATGAGACAGTTCTTTTATATCCTATGCCTGTGGACGTTTGTTTCGATGCCGACATGGGCACAAGGCAGCGAAGTGGAAATGGCTGATGCCTTACGCGCCAATGGAAAGATTTATGTAGTAGTAGCGGTGCTTGCAACCATCTTTTTGGGCATCGTGTTATACCTTTTGACCCTCGACCGCAAGGTAAAAAAACTAATAAAAGACTAAAACAAGCTTTGTTATGAAACGCATCCATATTTTCATTCTCATCGTGATTGCCGCTGCCATTGGTTTGATAGTCAGCTCAATGGGCAGTGCAAGCAAATATGTGTCTTTTGAAGAAGCCATTGCCATGAGCCAAAGCGGCAACAAAAAGGGCATTTATGTTATTGGCGAGCTGCCCAAAGATGCACAGGGGCACATCGTAGGCATGGAATACACCCCTTCTGTCAACCCCAATCTTTTTCGTTTTATGTTGAAAGACGAAAAAGGAAAGCTAATGCCGGTAGTGTACCCAGATGCCAAACCACAGGACTTTGAGCGTGCAGAAAAAGTAGTGGTAGTGGGCAATGTAGAGGGCAATGAGTTTCATGCCAAGAAAATATTGATGAAGTGCCCTTCGAAGTACAACGACCAACAAAACAAGAACGAATTCACCGAAGTGGCTACTTCAAATTAAACATGGCAAACATGCAAGCCGCTTTTAGGCATAAACTCCCTCGGTTGCTCACGCAAGGGGCTTTTCTTTTATGATATGTAGTGCGTAGCGGAACATAAGTACTCTCATGATACACTATACCGTCGGAAATATTGGACACCTCTCGCTCATTGCTGCTTTTGTGTTGGCGCTGATGAGTGCTTTGGCTTACGGTTTCACTGGTCGTCGTCAGTTGCCTTTAAACGAGCGCGAAAGCTGGCGCCGTTTTGCACGCTGGACATTCTTGCTGCACGGTTTGTTTGTAACAACTGCCGGTGTGGTGCTCTTTGTCATCATACTGAATCACTACTATGAGTACTACTATGCTTATGCTCACTCGTCGCGCCATCTGCCCACGGAATACATCATCGCCTGCTTCTGGGAAGGGCAAGAAGGCAGCTTTTGGCTTTGGATTTTCTGGAACGTACTCATCGGCTTGTTCTTTGTACTGCGCCGCCCCACCGAATGGGAAGCCCCTATCATGAGCATTGTAGTGTGGGTGCAGGCATTTCTCACCTCCATGATTCTGGGGGTGGTCATCGGCGACTGGAAGATAGGCAGCTCGCCCTTTGTCTTGACCCGTGACGTGCTGGACCTGCCCGTGTACACACCCGGCAGCCCCATGTATAACCCCAACTTTGTACCTACCGATGGTACTGGTCTCAATCCTCTGCTGCAAAACTATTGGATGGTGATTCACCCCCCCACTTTGTTTTTAGGTTTTGCCCTCAGCTTGGTGCCCTTTGCTTTTGCAGTAGCGGCTTTGTGGAGAAAAGAATTCACCGGCTGGATACGCCCTGCGCTACCTTGGTTGATAATTTCGACACTTGTGCTGGGGTTGGGCATCTTAATGGGTGCTTACTGGGCATACGAAACCCT is a genomic window containing:
- the rplL gene encoding 50S ribosomal protein L7/L12, with the protein product MADLKAFAEQLVNLTVKEVNELAKILKEEYGIEPAAAAVAVAAAPAAGGAAEAAEEKTSFDVILVDAGASKLNVVKEVKTITGLGLKEAKELVDNTPKPVKEGVSKEEAEEIKKKLEEAGAKVEIK
- the rplJ gene encoding 50S ribosomal protein L10; translated protein: MTREEKALLIEELANKFAKTDYFYIVDASGFTVAQINELRRACFKAGVEYKVAKNTLIRKALEKSQKGNLEAFNEKVLKGYSAVMFASEEAANAPAKIVDEYRKKHKSEKPILKGAFIDSDTYIGNEHLETLVSLKSKQELLGEIIGLLQSPARNVISALQGQGQKIAGILKTLEERAAS
- the rplA gene encoding 50S ribosomal protein L1, which produces MGKISKKRKEALAKYDKNKAYSLLDAAKILKEITYTNFNASVDIDVRLGVDPRKADQMVRGVVTLPHGTGKEKRVLVLCTPDKAEEAKAAGADYVGLDEYIQKIEEGWLDFDVVITMPTVMAKVGKLGRVLGPRGLMPNPKAGTVTMDVAQAVKDVKAGKIDFKVDKYGIVHASIGRISFTPEQIAENAQELLTTLIKLKPATVKGTYIQSIYLSTTMSPSVQIDKNTVPGL
- the rplK gene encoding 50S ribosomal protein L11; its protein translation is MAKQVAGYVKLQVRGGQANPAPPIGPALGAKGINIMEFCKQFNARTQDKMGQVLPVVITYYTDKSFDFVIKTPPAAVLLMEATKQKKGSPEPNRKKIASVTWDQVREIAEIKMPDLNCYTVEAAMRMIAGTARSMGITVSGKAPWETESTE
- the nusG gene encoding transcription termination/antitermination protein NusG — encoded protein: METHKWYVLRAIAGQERKVKSYIENEVARQGWQEQVKQVFIPTEKVYEVRNGKKKIREKIFLPGYVLILADLSQPELVHTLTTLPGVIGFLQEEARAGENPKDGYVKQPIPLRESEVKRILGKADESQEAERLETPFMVGEHVKVADGPFSGFDGVIDQVFEDRKKLNVIVKIFGRSTPVELSYTQVEKLD
- the secE gene encoding preprotein translocase subunit SecE, encoding MSSVTQENDKKGLWGGLVHYVRESYHELTTKVTWPKGKTLWRDAMIVLFASLLFALLIGAMDFIFKTALTFFYEQI
- the tuf gene encoding elongation factor Tu yields the protein MAKETFQRTKPHVNIGTIGHVDHGKTTLTAAITHVLAKKNLAEARDFSSIDNAPEEKERGITINTAHVEYQTEKRHYAHVDCPGHADYVKNMVTGAAQMDGAILVVAATDGPMPQTREHILLARQVGVPAIVVFMNKVDLVDDEELLDLVEMEIRELLSKYEYDGDNIPVVRGSALGALNNEPRWVATVEELMNVVDEYIPTPERLVDKPFLMPIEDVFSITGRGTVATGRIERGVIKTGDPVEIIGMGEEKLTSTVTGVEMFRKILDRGEAGDNVGLLLRGIEKTQIRRGMVICQPGTVTPHKKFKAEIYVLSKEEGGRHTPFFNNYRPQFYFRTTDVTGTIQLPEGVEMVMPGDNVTITVELQKPIALEKGLRFAVREGGRTVGAGQVTEILD
- a CDS encoding SiaC family regulatory phosphoprotein is translated as MPTGLWFNMQINENKVELNQLIQHLRMDGIRTIYYGPFTYNVINELGYHIKQYLDKSKNVRDKAFYAFVELCENIGNYAATYEVVGKKRIGTGLMALSETEKSYCIQTVNYVTVQQQQQLQQRLAKVTSMDRRELRAYKNDLRQQAIQNKHHSGNIGLIEVLLRLNQKVDFHWIETSENLVLFVVKAYIDKKDDSGTKMDDLVIKGEKGTYLTPDVYFSAQTGVCEIKGESYQEDTFEFYNTLINWIDTYIHEVKKPLTLNLKLTYFNTSSSRALQEIFLLLKEYQEQGGEVTINWYYLMHDESMLEEAEDFQLSTGLKFNVISVEKFD
- a CDS encoding ribonuclease H-like domain-containing protein, which translates into the protein MALFHSLDDLCSKVLFFDIETAPAFPSFDAMPPALQDQWCHQAEKINRYEDTGMSAEELYPLKAGIYAEFARVVCVSFGLFGKKEGHYFFRLKSYCGEDEARLLQEFARILDNKSIRYLCAHNGREFDVPFLARRYLIQGLPVPAMIDLRMKRPWDEAARYVIDTMELWSFGDKKSFTRLELLCAVFDIPSPKSDIDGSKVGEVFWKEKDLERIARYCENDVLATARLYLKYMRLPSISSEQVEYADRLMV
- the purB gene encoding adenylosuccinate lyase, whose amino-acid sequence is MELTPLTAISPIDGRYRSKVEALAPYFSEYALIRYRVRVEVEYFIALCEQGTPPLPVLTTAQKEALRALYENFSQHDALRIKEIERTTNHDVKAVEYFLKERFPSLGLASYCEFIHFGLTSQDINNTAMPLMLKEAIEQVMMPCLQELLALMQSMATHWREVPMLARTHGQPASPTGMGKEWMVFVERLQAQVAHLQRVPYAAKFGGATGNFNAHYVAYPQVDWHAFADDFVANYLGLQRSHFTTQIEHYDQLAALLDAFRRINVILIDFARDVWSYIAFDYFKQKINPNEVGSSAMPHKVNPIDFENAEGNLMWANAAFNFLSNKLPVSRLQRDLTDSTVLRNLGVPMAHTLLAWTSLMRGMNKLELNEEAIRSDLEDNWAVVAEAIQTILRREGYPKPYEALKALTRTGERITAERLHAFIDALDVPEQVKKELRNITPFNYVGSALRF